From one Bacteroidales bacterium genomic stretch:
- a CDS encoding 3-phosphoglycerate dehydrogenase: MTKVLVATEKPFAAIAVKGIQKIVEDAGFEFALFEKYTEKSDLAKAVVDADALIVRSDIIDRGIIEAAGKLKIVVRAGAGYDNLDLKAASEKKIVAMNTPGQNANAVAELVMGMMIYHARGCFSGKSGTELLGKSIGLHAYGNVAKRVAAIARGFGMKVYAFDPFVRAEEMEKEGVIPVQKMEDLYKNCQYISLHMPANEKTRGLINYELLSLMPEGATLVNTARKEVIDEASLMKIFLERKDFKYLSDITPDCAADIASQHEGRYYFTPKKMGAQTAEANINAGLAAANQIVRFFKTGDTTFQVNK, encoded by the coding sequence ATGACAAAAGTATTAGTAGCAACGGAAAAACCCTTTGCAGCCATCGCTGTGAAAGGGATCCAAAAGATCGTTGAAGATGCGGGTTTTGAGTTTGCCCTGTTTGAAAAATACACCGAAAAGAGCGATCTGGCAAAAGCGGTCGTGGATGCAGACGCCCTGATCGTACGTAGTGACATCATTGACCGCGGCATCATCGAAGCGGCCGGAAAGCTGAAGATCGTCGTACGTGCAGGTGCCGGGTACGACAACCTCGACCTGAAGGCTGCATCGGAAAAGAAGATCGTTGCCATGAACACACCGGGACAAAATGCCAATGCGGTGGCTGAGCTGGTAATGGGAATGATGATCTATCACGCCAGAGGATGCTTCAGCGGCAAATCAGGCACCGAACTGCTCGGCAAAAGCATCGGCCTGCACGCCTATGGCAATGTCGCAAAACGCGTGGCTGCCATTGCCAGGGGATTCGGTATGAAGGTATATGCTTTTGATCCATTCGTACGTGCGGAAGAAATGGAAAAAGAAGGGGTCATCCCCGTCCAGAAGATGGAAGATCTGTATAAAAACTGCCAGTACATCTCCCTTCATATGCCTGCCAACGAAAAAACCAGGGGGTTGATCAATTACGAACTGTTATCCCTGATGCCGGAAGGCGCCACCCTGGTCAATACGGCAAGAAAAGAGGTGATTGATGAAGCATCTCTGATGAAGATATTCCTGGAAAGGAAAGATTTCAAGTATTTATCCGATATCACTCCCGATTGTGCTGCGGATATCGCAAGCCAGCATGAAGGACGTTACTATTTTACCCCAAAAAAGATGGGAGCCCAGACTGCCGAAGCCAATATCAACGCAGGTCTGGCTGCTGCCAACCAGATCGTAAGATTCTTCAAGACGGGGGATACCACTTTCCAGGTGAATAAATAA
- a CDS encoding transcriptional regulator — protein MEIAEVVIKTIQETGKPMKSAEIAEKTGIDKKEIDKAIGKLKKEEKLVSPKVCYYDVKK, from the coding sequence ATGGAAATAGCGGAAGTTGTTATCAAGACCATTCAGGAAACAGGAAAACCGATGAAATCAGCAGAGATCGCTGAAAAGACCGGGATCGACAAGAAAGAGATCGATAAGGCGATCGGCAAGCTGAAAAAGGAAGAAAAGCTGGTTTCGCCGAAAGTCTGTTATTACGACGTGAAGAAGTAA
- the smpB gene encoding SsrA-binding protein SmpB encodes MSTAILIKNKKAAFEYFLLEEFTAGIQLTGTEIKSIRTGKVSFVDSFCVFEGRELYVKGLHISEYSHGTHYNHDPKRDRKLLLTARELKKLATRVKEKGFTIVPVQLYINEKGFAKLDIALARGKHTFDKRDTLKQKDLRQEMQRGREREG; translated from the coding sequence ATGAGCACAGCGATCCTCATCAAAAATAAAAAAGCTGCTTTTGAATATTTCCTTCTGGAGGAGTTCACTGCCGGCATTCAGTTAACCGGGACGGAAATCAAATCAATCCGGACCGGAAAGGTCAGTTTTGTGGATTCCTTCTGTGTTTTTGAAGGAAGGGAACTATATGTAAAAGGGTTACATATTTCTGAATATTCTCACGGAACACATTACAACCATGATCCAAAGAGGGACCGGAAGCTGCTTCTGACGGCCAGGGAGCTGAAAAAGCTGGCGACCAGGGTGAAGGAAAAAGGGTTTACGATCGTTCCGGTGCAGCTGTACATCAACGAGAAAGGATTTGCAAAACTCGACATAGCGCTGGCCAGGGGAAAGCACACCTTTGACAAGCGGGATACGCTGAAGCAGAAAGATCTGCGGCAGGAGATGCAGCGGGGGCGGGAGCGAGAGGGGTAG
- a CDS encoding MFS transporter, whose translation MKQKPRLGFWQIWNMSFGFMGIQFGFALQNANVSRIFETLGASVESIPILWIAAPVTGLIVQPIIGHMSDNTWNRLGRRRPYFLTGAILASLALLFMPNSPVLWIAAGTLWIMDASINISMEPFRAFVGDMLPSEQRTKGFAMQSFFIGTGAVIASALPYILTNWLNVPNTAVEGHVPLSVKYSFYIGSAAFILCVLWTVIRTKEYSPGELAEFSKQEEVISHRAVHDEASLPARRFLRSSIIWVAGGILLGFLVYWFKLAGELYILVVGLVVFGLIQSIVGWLIQSGKTKNGFVVVINDLFKMPKTMGQLAIVQFFSWFALFAMWIYTTAGVTSHIYGTHDTSSALYNEGANWVGIMFAVYNGFAAVVAFLLPVLARWTSRKITHMIALIAGGIGLISVYFIKDPNVLVLSMLGVGLAWASILAMPYAILTGSLPQNKLGTYMGIFNFFIVIPQIMAATILGFFVKSIAGGHPIYALILGGCSMFVAAILTLLVHDVDAPKRVK comes from the coding sequence ATGAAGCAAAAACCCCGGTTAGGATTCTGGCAGATCTGGAACATGAGCTTCGGTTTCATGGGCATACAGTTTGGCTTTGCCCTTCAGAACGCCAATGTCAGCCGCATCTTTGAGACCCTGGGGGCCAGTGTTGAAAGCATTCCGATCCTCTGGATAGCAGCCCCGGTCACAGGATTGATCGTTCAGCCCATCATCGGTCACATGAGCGACAACACCTGGAACCGATTGGGAAGAAGGAGGCCTTATTTTCTGACGGGAGCCATCCTGGCATCGCTGGCGCTTTTGTTCATGCCCAATTCACCCGTGTTGTGGATCGCAGCCGGGACACTCTGGATCATGGATGCCTCCATCAATATTTCCATGGAACCGTTCCGTGCCTTTGTCGGGGACATGCTACCTTCCGAGCAGCGAACAAAAGGCTTCGCAATGCAGAGCTTCTTCATCGGCACCGGTGCCGTGATCGCCTCAGCCCTCCCCTACATCCTGACCAACTGGCTGAACGTTCCCAATACTGCCGTGGAAGGACACGTTCCCCTGTCGGTGAAATATTCGTTTTACATTGGCTCCGCTGCATTCATTCTTTGTGTGCTCTGGACCGTGATCCGAACAAAAGAATACTCACCAGGAGAACTGGCAGAGTTCAGCAAACAGGAAGAGGTTATCAGCCACAGGGCCGTGCACGATGAAGCTTCCCTCCCTGCCAGAAGGTTTCTACGCTCAAGCATCATCTGGGTCGCCGGGGGGATCTTGCTGGGTTTTCTGGTGTACTGGTTCAAACTGGCAGGGGAACTCTACATCCTGGTCGTGGGCCTGGTTGTTTTTGGATTGATACAAAGCATCGTAGGATGGCTGATACAGTCAGGAAAAACAAAAAATGGATTTGTCGTGGTCATCAATGACCTGTTCAAGATGCCAAAGACCATGGGGCAGCTGGCTATCGTGCAGTTCTTTTCCTGGTTTGCGCTATTTGCCATGTGGATCTACACCACTGCCGGGGTGACCAGCCACATTTACGGCACACACGATACCTCATCCGCACTCTATAATGAGGGAGCCAACTGGGTGGGGATCATGTTTGCGGTGTATAACGGCTTTGCCGCCGTGGTGGCCTTTCTGTTACCGGTACTGGCACGCTGGACCAGTCGCAAGATTACCCATATGATCGCACTGATCGCAGGAGGCATTGGATTGATCTCGGTCTATTTCATCAAGGATCCGAATGTGCTTGTTCTTTCCATGCTGGGGGTAGGTCTGGCGTGGGCCAGCATCCTGGCCATGCCCTATGCGATCCTAACAGGTTCGCTTCCGCAGAACAAGCTAGGAACCTATATGGGCATATTCAACTTTTTCATCGTCATCCCGCAGATTATGGCTGCAACGATCCTGGGCTTTTTCGTGAAATCCATTGCGGGCGGTCACCCCATCTACGCACTGATCCTGGGAGGATGCTCGATGTTCGTGGCCGCTATCCTGACGCTTCTGGTGCATGATGTGGATGCACCGAAAAGGGTAAAGTAA
- a CDS encoding sulfatase-like hydrolase/transferase, which yields MKRILFNLLMQFVFWLVAFAIGRAVFMTYYAGLIAQEDAGFGHALAAFWHALPLDFATTCYLLFIPFLILVVQSIYSPNWLNWLHKGYTFLVVFLYALIIGAENGVYFEWRTKLPYKALLYLSNPSEIYNTAETKVFFILLIIFLTQLTLTCWLYARFFFKPIRAIRRNIVFTVLFFLLVPPLLILGARGGTREIPIMQSQAYYSTHQILNLAATNSFFNLAASARENNRYKGKNPFEHYPPEEAQKTIQELYHTEKDTTAELLKISRPNIVLILLESWSADLIEALGGEPGITPEFDSLQREGVLFTRIYASGTRSEQGIACLFGGFPAHPISSIAVQPDKYNKLPSLTRQLIGQGYATSFYFGGQLIYGNIKSYIYYNGFQRIKEIYDFNPAFPRAKLGIHDEFTLKEQLDDLAGEKTPFFSSVFTLSTHSPFDMPLAVKRDWGYNAVINDYLNSAYYTDQCLGNYFREARRQSWYDSTLFILIADHSHFSQKNWYYHSPEYHRIPLLFYGEVIKEEYRGTKIGRIGSQVDLASILLSQLQIDDSDFVWSKNLLNPYVPEFAYVSFEEGIGWIVPEGHFFWVNNLNTYYSNELTSDAGRINRQGRSFLQVIYQKYLDF from the coding sequence ATGAAGCGGATCCTTTTTAACCTGTTGATGCAGTTTGTTTTCTGGCTTGTGGCCTTTGCGATTGGAAGGGCTGTCTTCATGACCTATTACGCAGGGTTGATCGCTCAGGAGGATGCCGGGTTCGGGCATGCCCTGGCCGCTTTCTGGCATGCACTCCCCCTGGATTTTGCAACAACCTGCTATCTTCTCTTCATCCCGTTCCTGATCCTGGTAGTGCAATCCATCTACAGTCCAAACTGGCTGAACTGGCTCCATAAAGGCTACACCTTTCTGGTCGTTTTCCTTTATGCGTTGATCATTGGAGCGGAAAACGGTGTTTATTTTGAATGGAGAACAAAATTACCCTACAAGGCCCTGTTGTATCTTTCCAATCCCTCTGAAATATATAACACAGCCGAAACAAAGGTGTTTTTCATCCTGTTGATAATCTTTCTTACCCAGTTGACCCTCACCTGCTGGCTCTATGCCAGGTTTTTTTTCAAACCCATCCGAGCGATCAGGCGCAACATTGTGTTTACGGTTCTATTTTTTCTCCTCGTCCCGCCGCTGCTTATATTGGGGGCACGCGGGGGAACACGGGAGATCCCGATCATGCAAAGCCAGGCCTATTATTCCACGCACCAGATTCTCAATCTGGCCGCGACAAATTCCTTTTTCAACCTGGCAGCCAGCGCTCGTGAAAATAATCGTTACAAAGGAAAGAATCCATTTGAACATTATCCTCCTGAAGAGGCTCAGAAGACCATACAGGAGCTTTACCACACTGAAAAGGACACCACGGCCGAGCTACTGAAGATAAGCCGTCCCAATATTGTCCTGATCCTTCTTGAAAGCTGGTCGGCCGACTTGATCGAGGCTCTGGGGGGAGAGCCGGGGATCACTCCGGAATTTGACTCTTTGCAACGGGAGGGAGTCCTTTTTACCCGCATCTATGCCAGCGGGACCAGGTCGGAACAGGGAATAGCTTGTCTTTTCGGAGGATTCCCGGCCCACCCGATAAGCTCCATTGCCGTCCAGCCGGATAAGTACAACAAATTACCCAGCCTGACGCGCCAGTTGATCGGGCAGGGCTATGCCACCTCGTTCTATTTCGGCGGGCAGCTGATCTACGGAAACATCAAAAGCTACATTTATTACAACGGTTTCCAGAGGATCAAGGAGATCTATGATTTCAACCCGGCTTTCCCCCGTGCCAAGCTGGGTATTCATGACGAATTCACGCTGAAAGAGCAACTGGATGACCTGGCAGGGGAGAAGACCCCCTTCTTTTCTTCCGTATTCACCCTGAGCACTCATTCGCCCTTTGATATGCCTCTGGCGGTGAAAAGGGACTGGGGTTATAATGCGGTGATCAACGACTACCTGAACTCTGCGTATTATACCGATCAGTGTCTTGGTAATTATTTCAGGGAAGCACGCCGGCAGTCCTGGTACGACAGTACCCTGTTCATACTCATCGCCGATCACAGTCATTTCTCACAGAAGAACTGGTACTATCATTCGCCTGAATATCATCGCATTCCATTATTATTTTACGGTGAGGTCATCAAAGAGGAATACCGGGGAACGAAAATCGGCAGGATCGGTTCACAGGTGGACCTTGCCTCCATCCTGCTTTCGCAGCTGCAAATCGACGACAGTGACTTTGTCTGGAGCAAGAACCTGCTCAATCCCTACGTACCTGAGTTCGCCTATGTGTCGTTTGAAGAGGGGATCGGATGGATCGTACCTGAGGGACACTTCTTCTGGGTCAATAACCTCAATACTTACTACAGCAATGAGCTAACGTCCGATGCAGGACGGATCAACCGGCAGGGCAGATCGTTCCTGCAGGTCATTTACCAGAAGTACCTGGATTTTTAA
- a CDS encoding YggS family pyridoxal phosphate-dependent enzyme translates to MSAEDNFTRIRNRLPGGVTLVVVSKTRSEEDILRLYRLGHKTFGENKAQELTGKRHLLPADIQWHFIGHLQTNKVKAIVPFVHIIESVDSLHLLSEIEKQAKKQNRIMDCLLQMYIATEETKFGLSQQEAEAILSSREYKTMGSVRIRGVMGMASLTADREKIRQEFRLLNETFQYLKKTYFAGAEGFSAISMGMSGDWEIAVEEGATVVRIGTAIFGEQMSSPAKL, encoded by the coding sequence ATGAGCGCGGAAGATAATTTTACCCGTATCAGGAACCGTTTGCCCGGGGGAGTAACCCTGGTGGTTGTTTCCAAAACCCGCTCCGAGGAGGACATTCTGCGCCTGTATCGTTTGGGACACAAAACATTTGGAGAAAACAAGGCCCAGGAACTCACCGGTAAAAGGCATTTGCTGCCTGCCGACATTCAATGGCACTTCATCGGGCATTTACAGACGAATAAAGTTAAAGCTATCGTTCCTTTCGTTCATATCATTGAAAGCGTCGATAGTTTGCATTTATTGTCTGAGATAGAAAAACAGGCAAAAAAGCAGAACCGGATCATGGATTGTTTGCTGCAAATGTACATTGCGACCGAGGAAACAAAATTTGGACTGTCGCAGCAAGAAGCCGAAGCGATTCTCTCATCCCGGGAATATAAGACCATGGGATCTGTCAGGATCAGGGGAGTGATGGGCATGGCATCCCTGACGGCTGACCGGGAGAAGATCCGGCAGGAATTCAGGCTGCTGAACGAAACATTTCAGTATTTAAAAAAGACCTATTTTGCAGGTGCTGAGGGGTTTTCGGCGATCTCCATGGGAATGTCGGGGGATTGGGAGATTGCGGTTGAAGAAGGTGCAACGGTTGTCAGGATCGGGACAGCGATTTTCGGAGAACAGATGTCATCCCCGGCAAAACTATGA
- a CDS encoding four helix bundle protein, whose product MENGNDNLSTFFRFEDLRVYHKALEYINWVHFTVRSFPDKEGEGITNKFTHAAESIALSIAEGSARNRIQFVFYLKAAKSSIRECVVFTSIARSLNYLDEDEEQQSREHLMEMTKMVGALIGSLQRNNVPA is encoded by the coding sequence ATGGAAAACGGAAACGATAATCTGAGCACTTTTTTCAGATTCGAAGATCTTCGTGTCTACCACAAAGCACTTGAATATATAAACTGGGTACACTTCACTGTCAGGAGTTTTCCGGACAAAGAAGGAGAAGGAATCACGAACAAATTTACCCACGCCGCAGAATCCATTGCACTCTCCATTGCCGAAGGATCGGCGCGGAACAGGATTCAGTTTGTCTTTTACCTGAAAGCCGCCAAAAGCTCAATCAGGGAATGCGTTGTCTTTACGTCCATTGCCAGGAGCTTGAATTATCTCGATGAAGATGAGGAGCAACAGTCGCGTGAACATCTGATGGAAATGACAAAAATGGTTGGAGCACTCATCGGTTCACTGCAAAGGAACAATGTACCGGCAGA
- a CDS encoding DUF1015 family protein, producing MAVLKSFKGLRPPKEIAKQLASRPYDVLDSTEARQEAAGNPHSLLHIIKPEIDLPEDIDHYAPEVYEKALENFRKFRSNGWLIPDQDECLYIYAQTMYGKTQYGLVGCAAVEDYMQGVIKKHELTRPDKEEDRMKHVRINNANMEPVFFTYPAVREIDRIVADFVKQHAPEYDFVADDGIAHRFWVISDKTLIRELIALFEKIPHTYVADGHHRTAAAALVGNEKKTQNPNHDGTEEYNFFLAVHFPADQLTIIDYNRLVKDLNGLTKEAFLLKLETSFQVEKKGKEPCRPMALHHFSMYLDGCWYSLVAKPETYDDSDPIGVLDVTILSRLLLDPVLGIKDLRRDRRIDFVGGIRGLGELARRVDNGEMTVAFALYPVSMKQLINIADTGNIMPPKTTWFEPKLRSGLVVHLLE from the coding sequence ATGGCGGTATTAAAATCTTTTAAAGGATTGAGACCTCCGAAGGAGATCGCTAAACAGCTTGCTTCGAGGCCCTATGATGTACTGGATTCAACGGAGGCGAGGCAGGAGGCCGCAGGCAATCCGCATTCGCTGTTGCACATCATCAAACCGGAGATCGACCTGCCGGAAGACATCGATCACTATGCACCGGAAGTCTACGAAAAAGCATTGGAGAACTTCAGGAAATTCCGGTCCAACGGCTGGCTGATCCCTGATCAGGACGAATGTCTCTATATCTATGCGCAGACCATGTACGGCAAGACCCAGTATGGACTGGTAGGCTGCGCCGCGGTGGAGGATTACATGCAGGGTGTCATCAAAAAACACGAGCTTACGCGACCCGACAAGGAAGAGGACCGGATGAAACACGTACGGATCAACAATGCCAACATGGAGCCCGTTTTTTTCACCTATCCTGCCGTAAGGGAGATCGACCGTATCGTTGCTGATTTCGTGAAGCAACACGCTCCTGAATATGACTTTGTGGCGGATGATGGCATCGCTCACCGGTTCTGGGTAATTTCCGACAAAACGTTGATCCGCGAACTCATCGCTCTTTTTGAAAAAATCCCGCATACCTACGTTGCCGACGGGCATCACCGGACGGCAGCCGCCGCACTCGTGGGGAATGAAAAAAAGACCCAAAATCCGAATCATGACGGAACAGAAGAGTACAATTTCTTCCTTGCGGTCCACTTTCCTGCCGATCAGCTGACCATCATCGACTATAACCGCCTGGTCAAAGATCTGAATGGTCTGACCAAAGAAGCCTTCCTTTTGAAACTGGAAACCTCCTTCCAGGTAGAAAAGAAAGGCAAAGAGCCCTGCAGGCCAATGGCACTGCATCACTTCAGCATGTACCTCGACGGATGCTGGTATTCCCTGGTGGCCAAACCGGAAACCTACGATGATTCTGATCCCATCGGCGTTCTGGATGTGACCATCCTTTCAAGGCTGCTGCTCGACCCGGTTCTGGGCATCAAAGATCTTCGCAGGGACAGGCGGATCGACTTTGTGGGTGGCATACGGGGGCTCGGAGAACTGGCCCGGAGGGTCGACAATGGGGAAATGACGGTTGCATTCGCCCTTTACCCGGTATCCATGAAACAATTGATCAACATAGCCGATACAGGCAACATCATGCCACCTAAAACGACCTGGTTCGAACCGAAACTAAGAAGCGGACTGGTGGTGCATCTCCTGGAATAA
- the serC gene encoding 3-phosphoserine/phosphohydroxythreonine transaminase, with product MKKHNFNAGPSILPQYTLENTAKAVLDLNGIGMSIMEISHRSKEFQAIIDEAATLFKELLDIPEGYSVLFLGGGASLQFAMVPYNFLNTKAAYLNTGEWASKAIKEAKIFGEVEVVASSQDKNFNYIPKNFVIPKDVDYFHFTTNNTIFGTEIRKDPDCPVPLIADMSSDIFSRPVNISKYALIYGGAQKNLAPAGVTFVIINNDLISKVQRQIPTMLKYQTHIDKGSMFNTPPCVNIYAALQTLKWLKASGGIKAMEKKNLEKAGLLYQEIERNKYFIPTIPDPQDRSIMNVCFVMKEEYKELEPAFQQLASSRGMIGIKGHRSVGGFRASLYNALPIESVRALIDVMQEFEKTNG from the coding sequence ATGAAAAAGCATAATTTTAATGCAGGGCCGTCGATCCTACCGCAATACACGCTGGAGAATACCGCTAAAGCGGTGCTGGATCTGAACGGGATCGGAATGTCGATCATGGAGATTTCACATCGCAGCAAAGAATTTCAGGCAATCATCGACGAAGCAGCCACGCTTTTCAAAGAGTTGCTCGACATACCGGAAGGTTACTCTGTGTTATTTCTCGGAGGAGGTGCCAGTCTGCAATTCGCCATGGTACCCTACAACTTTTTGAATACGAAAGCGGCCTATCTCAATACGGGAGAGTGGGCTTCAAAAGCAATCAAAGAGGCGAAGATATTCGGGGAGGTGGAAGTCGTTGCCTCCTCGCAGGACAAGAACTTCAATTATATTCCCAAAAATTTTGTGATCCCGAAGGATGTGGATTATTTTCATTTCACAACGAACAATACGATCTTCGGCACCGAAATCAGAAAAGATCCCGACTGTCCGGTACCCCTGATCGCTGACATGTCATCCGACATTTTCAGCCGGCCGGTGAATATCAGCAAATATGCGCTGATCTACGGCGGGGCACAGAAGAACCTGGCACCGGCTGGTGTAACGTTCGTCATCATCAATAACGACCTGATCAGCAAAGTACAGCGGCAGATCCCCACCATGCTGAAGTACCAGACGCACATTGACAAAGGCTCGATGTTCAATACGCCACCCTGCGTCAACATCTATGCGGCCCTCCAGACGCTCAAATGGCTCAAGGCCAGCGGCGGCATCAAAGCAATGGAAAAAAAGAACCTCGAAAAGGCCGGATTGCTCTATCAGGAAATTGAACGCAACAAGTATTTCATCCCGACGATCCCCGATCCGCAGGACCGCTCCATCATGAACGTCTGCTTCGTCATGAAGGAAGAATACAAGGAACTGGAGCCTGCATTCCAGCAGCTGGCCAGCTCAAGGGGAATGATTGGCATCAAGGGACACCGGTCGGTTGGCGGATTCCGGGCCTCCCTGTACAATGCATTGCCGATCGAAAGCGTCAGGGCGCTGATCGATGTCATGCAGGAATTCGAAAAAACCAACGGATGA
- a CDS encoding type B 50S ribosomal protein L31 translates to MKKDIHPKDYRLVVFKDMSNGYSFLSHSTAKTKETILWEDGKEYPLIKLEISHTSHPFFTGKMKLVDTAGRVDKFKSRYQKHLDLKNHQK, encoded by the coding sequence ATGAAAAAAGATATTCATCCGAAGGACTACAGGTTAGTTGTTTTTAAAGATATGTCGAACGGTTATTCTTTTTTATCGCATTCAACCGCCAAAACGAAAGAAACCATCCTTTGGGAAGACGGGAAGGAGTACCCGCTCATCAAACTGGAAATATCCCATACTTCACATCCGTTCTTTACGGGAAAAATGAAGCTGGTGGATACAGCCGGCCGTGTTGACAAGTTCAAGAGCCGTTACCAGAAGCATCTTGATCTGAAGAATCACCAGAAATAA